One Eretmochelys imbricata isolate rEreImb1 chromosome 9, rEreImb1.hap1, whole genome shotgun sequence genomic window, agtggcattatatgtgaaagaaagcatagaatcaaatgaagtaaaggTCTTAAATGatccaaactgtaccatagaatctctgtggatagtaattccatgctcgaataataagaatatagcagtaggtaTATATTACCAACCACATGACAACAAATaatgatagtgactgtgaaatgctcagggagattagggaggctattaaaataaaaaactcaacaaTAAtgtgggatttcaactatccccatattgactgggtacatgtcacctctggatgggatgcagaaatagtttcttgacaccttcagtgactgcttcttggagcagctagtcctggaacccacaagaggcaAGGTAATTCTTGATTTGGTCCTAAGTGGagcataggatctggtccaagaggtgaatatagctggactgcttggtaatagtgactataatataattaaatttctccttctcataacacaagaactaggggtcaccaaatgaaatttataggaagcatgtttaaaacaaacaaaaggaagttttccttcacacaatgcacagtcaccctgtggaactctgccagaggatgttgtgaaggccaagactaacaggattcaaaaaagaactagataagttcatggaggataggtccgtcaatggctattagccaggatgggcagggatggtgtgtctagcctctgtttgccagaagctggaaatgggtgacaggggatggatcacttgatgattacatgttctgttcattccctctggggcacctggcattggccactgttggaagacagggtactgggctagacggacctttggtctgacccagtatgaccgttcttatgttcttatatgtaTGTTCttagctgtgtgctaaaggctgcCGGGCCTGTGCAGCGGGGTCTGGGTTCCTGGCCGCCTGGCTGCCCAGCGCAGCGGGGTTCAGGCTGCCCAGCCCGACATGgtgagggggtcagggctggccAGCCAGCCCCGCAGGGTCCGTGGTCTGGGGCTGCCGTCTGGCCCTCACCctgggctccactcctggccacACTCTGtggagggggctctgtgcaggatGTGCTGCGCATCGGGGTCTGGGGGCGTTTTTGGCGGGGGGGCGCTTTGGTTCCCAACACTGTGGGCCACATAAaaataggttgagaatcactggtctaggCTCAGGGACTTTAACTGTTTGTATGTATTTGAAAACATTATccattctttcatttttcttgTAAAACATTCATGTTTAATCCCCTGCtgtatttctttttctaaagTAGAAAGTTATGGCACTAGAGAGGATGACTCAGCTCAAGAGTGTAAATCAGGTAAGCAGAAAAGTATTACTCTTACTAAAGCTCTAAGTCTTATTGAAGAATCCATTGAAAACTGCAAGCAGATAATCCAAATAATACTCTCTTCTTCGAGTCTGGGATATTTTACATTTTGATCAACACCAAACTTCATAGAACAGGCATGTCCTACCGTTCTGATCCTTTTTAAAGGTGCCTAAATAAGGTCTGTCATGTCACTGAGGTGTTATGTAAATAAAGGGAGGAATTTCTCATGATGTTTTGATAGAGTAAGCCTGTGGTATCATTTTTATGCTAACTCCTTAAATTGTGTTTTTTTCTTACCACTGTTTTCTTTTCAGCTTACACTTTTAAATGTAAGGTAATGAAAACTTTTTGCAACACATTCACTGTCTATGGATCAAATCATGGCTGGTCTGTGCAGATATGCTAATGTGGGGAGAGGGTTCATGGAACTCTTTCCCCACTATGCCTGCTGTGGGCCAGCCATAGCTTAGATTGCTGACGGGGGAGCTTTATGTTATGGGGCTAGAGGTGGTCTCTCAGGTAGGAAGGTCCCAAACCATTCAGGGCTTTATATGTCATAACCAACATCTTAAACTCTACTCATAAACCAATAGGAAGCCCGTGCAGATTCTGGAGCATTGATGTCGTATACTCCCAGCAAAAAAGCCCCCTCAATAAGGGCCgctgcatttctctctctctctctctctctcttatgtaTATATCTTGTTGCCTGGCTAATCTGCTTGCATATCTAAATTTACGTTTTGTTTATCCAtgaagttatttaattattaccatGGCTAATGGGATGTAATTTTATTAAGGAGATGACAGTTCTGAAAATAACTCTGAAAGTAGCTCTGAAAGTGAGTCAGGTGAGTATTATGTTGTAATATCTATGTTTCATTGCACTCATTTAAACTTTTAGATTGATCTTAAATGATTAAAATACTACTGTTTATGTAAATAATTTCAAACCAGTTGTTTACCATGATCAGTTCAGTGATTAGATACTGAGAAGCTGAATAATATTTTATGTGCTCAAATTATTCTCATGGTCATTCATTATTAAGGATTTACACAGAGAAGTAATAAAAAAAAGGTTAAAGTTTTTTTATTCTAGACACAATACTTGTTGAAATCATTTTTTGTTTCACAATAGTTGTCCTTAGCAACAAGAGGTCATAAATACACTTAAAAATTGGCAGCGAAAGTGGCAAAACAGGATGAACAGAAAAAGAATTGCAGGAAGTGATTGCTGTTAGTGAAAGGCATGCATGTTTTGAAGTATGTGTGTTATATTACCAGCAGTCTATTTATATTTCATACATGTTGAtaatttaatttgtatttaaataattaGAAGGCTTTTTGTCTGCAGATATTGAGGAGACAAACACAAGAAAAACAGGTGAGTATATACATATTCGTTCTTATTTCTGTTTCCATAAAAGGACAAGTTCCATTAGTAATTCTTACAACAATTTATAGGGGGAAACGGGATGCAAGAGCAACCAAATGGCTGAGTGTTGATACAATGTGTAGCATAGTCTAGTTGTAAAGAATTTCTTCCTGTTAATCCCTCCCCAAATTAATAAAGAGCCCAGTTAAGAATTTATATTGTATGGTCTTACGCACTCATACCATGTATTTATAAATAAGTACATTCAAAAATACTTCCtgaatgcaattttaaaattgcAGAGTTATGAACCGTAAATTCAGGATATACCAAAGTTACTGTACTCCCTTGCATGTAAGCATTGCAAATAGCTATGGGGAAAACTAATCTCAGGTAAAATAGAGTTTACTCAAGAATGGATTCAACTCACAGCCTTGAATTATGTGTTCACATACTGTTTGTCAGATAACATAGTATAACAGCATGTCACACACACCTCCCTTAAGAtagtgtgatcatgtaattaaagactctcacagcctgattctgcaaccctttCGGCTGGCACTACTAATGTGAGTATACATTACTCACCATGATTAAAGGCTGCAGAATCAGGTCAGTGGTGCATATTATCGGTAGAGCTGGTAGTGCCACCTATAGTTAAGGtagcctgacacttcccattaaaaaaccctgttttcagttgcttataacattgcCAAACTTTAATGATTCAGACTGATATGTTCCATGCTGAGTGTTGAAGCTTTTTgcaaagtttcagcaaaaatggtccATCCATTTCCAAAAACAATATTAGGGAAAAAGACATTGTTTTTCccatatttaaagagaaaaattctTACATCcatttcattgagaagctctagtgcagtggtttccaaacttttttttttgcagaccacttcaaaattgctgagggtctcagcagaccacttaatgatctttccaaatgttgtttgtaccgttagctaactattgtaaagtgctttggataaaagcactatataaaaaaaactttaataataattaatgtttttttgttctacaaataaaaacacaccactcatattttaatatcagtagtcttatctTTCTAAtacgatggatgtgccctctctcccctgacGCGGCAGTCCCTTAGCTGGGGCTAGGAACGAgcggggtctctccctctcttctccactgaagcagcccctgagctagggctgggaaggagggccatctctccctggcagctatagcccaggagctggggaaagtcgcctctttctctggctgccacagccctgcacgtcccaaattcaccccactccctcttctcaccccactgaccCCTCCCTCCTATCCCCTATTCCCCCCAGGGCCAGCACCTCACCtcacatgtgcgtcttctccagggtccaggcacctaattagtggagctgcgcaggcgtggctccactaattacttgcgtggcccttcattctctcatgtgtggCCACCCAGGCACGtgccttagagggaactatctgcagaCAACCTGAAAGGAGCTTGCGGACTACTGGTGGTctatggaccacagtttgagaacctctaattaggtgcctgaaccctggagaagacgcacatgtgagatgaggtggtggccttggggtatataggaggtaggtgggagggggcagtggagtgagaACAGGGGTTGGGGGTCATTTGTgacgtgcagggctgtggcagccagagaaagaggcgactttctcCAGTGCCAGAGCAgaagctgccagggagagacggccctccttctcagctccagctctggggctgctgtggcgggggagagagggcacatccatcccattagaaaggtaagactactgatattaaaatatgagttgtgtgcttttattgtagaacaaaaaaattattattattaaggggtTTTTTATATagagcttttatccaaagtgctttacaatagttagctaacggtacaaacaacatttggaaagatcattaagtggtccgctgagaacCTCAGCAATTCTCAAGTGGTCGGCAAAAAAtaaagcttgagaaccactgctctaatgccTCTATGGtttggagctgggacttgaaatttggcctgGGGGAATCACCCTGGTGTCAGGGATAGGCTTTTTGTCATCTATGTAAAAGAGTGTCtcaatttggccaagttataagcctttaaaaatctcacttcACACATGCTCTGTAGAGATTTGTTAGAATTTGGCagttaaattctctgaagattacATCTgctactcttgggggaattctgcacacacacaaaaaaattctgcacacgatatttgaaaattctgcaaaattctgcatattgtatttgtcaaaataacacaatataatcatgccagtttcaattattttggtatttcatttcaaaatatctttcagtgagtatgtctgtaacaatacgaccaaaaaaaaaaagattctggtaatttatttttaaatagattccttactatgCATATTAAtgcagaactttgagtaattcatttaaattacaatacagaactgtattttctGCACTGTCAGAagtagtgcaaaggcttgggggagtcaggggtaaccgaggagctgagggagggggaaggaacctaggagtgaacctggaggatGTTGGGTGTAGGTGTGAGAAGctttttgcgggggagggggattgtTAGGGAATTGGGAAGTCTCCCCCATGCAGTCCCTGGCTtaccccaagcctctcccattcagtcaatCACATCTGCCCCCGTCCCTGCACTCCCCATCCCCatgggtctctgcagcccctctcctccatccccaggCTCAGCATTGTCACTCCACTAACTTCTGAGcccatgccccagtctgtccccccactagccattctgaaccccagtctgtgaccctcTAGCAGCCCCGTATGCCCTACTCTGTCTGAACCTGGCTCTGCGGCATAGTGCTGTAATAAACTTCTACTTCTGGGGGAGTTCTACAGCACTGGGCAtcaaatttttttcccccacagaaaatacattcaccccagaagtgctgcagttccgccttttgcctaccagaggctgctgtggtgccagagcAGCTGGCTGTGTTCATGGGTTCACATACTTTTCCAATGGGGGATGGGGGATTGAGCTCAGACAAAGAGCCAGTGGTGGTGGGAACTGGAATAGCTGGGCAAGGATAGTGCTACAAGAAGACCAGGGTTGGAAgattgggactggctggacaaggtgACTGGAACTGGGATGAGGAGCCTGGAggggtggagactgggactggatagACAAGGCGAATGGGATTGGGGTGAAAAGCTGTGTGGGGTATGTAGGAAATTGGGTTGGGGAGCTGAGGGGAGAAGCAGAACTGGCATAGGGACAGGCTGGAGGGAACATGGGCAGAAGGGGTCAGGTTTGTGGGGAACAAGAGCAAAAGGGTCTATGACTTCTGTGACTCCTTACAGcatttctctgctgtcagcaaatacctGGGAAACCCgttggcaaagtgtgtgtgtgtgatccccatctgctgctgatccctagaagatgacaacctactacaGCTATCTGTTACTCTGTTAACTCAATGGCAAGGGTCTGTGCTGTAGATCTAAAGGTTCCTATCCTACCGACGAACACGTAGGGGTCAGTATGATTCCACCTGCTGATTCCAatttctgtttttgaaaacctaagatattacacacacaaaaacctatgtgaaaagaatattaaggttgtaaagtcaaacACTGGAAAATTAGGAGATGTTAGAATTAAGGTGGCCCATGCCCTCTTGTGCATACACATTGTGATAGATCTTTGTGCTTACTTTCATAGAACCCTGAAATTTGTCCATTATTTCATACATTCTTAAATAtgaaggccataagggaccattttgatcatctaatcCCTCCTCttgcatgacacaggccatatATTTAACCCAGGGATTTCTGCATGTATGCTAACAATTTGTGGTTGAACCACGAGAGTTAACGGAAAGACAACACTTAAACATAGGTTACCATGTGTCGTGGACAGTTAAGAGAGAAATACAGTATTGATGAAcgagtttttatttttatttacattcaaATCAGACTGTGTGAATCTCATGGGTCTGATTCTATGATGTGAATTGAAATAAAGGAGTTGAGGTTGCTGATGAGGGAAGGGAATAGTAGCTTCATTTCTTTTGGGTCggcagttgaagtcagtgggattgtgCCAGTGCAACTGTGAGCAGAAATTTGCCCAGAGGGCTGATGGATTTGATATATGGTGTATTTCTGCAAAATATCACTGGATTAAGCAGTGGAAAAAACTAGAATCAAAGGGAGGTTAGAATGTTTAGAGCCGATGGAAGGGTATTAAAAAAGATCATCCTCCGCTTTATTTTATGCAAAAGCTTTGACGAGGGCCTGTTTCAGCTTGAGTGTAGTTCATTATACATAATTGTGTATGAAACGTGTATTTTATAGAAGTAATCTTTTTTATAGATGAAGAATTGGAAAAGAATGAATTGCTGCCACCTGTTGCATCAGGTTTGAATGTATCTTGTTGAAATTGTGCATCTGacaatttttaataatttttcattttaaagagttgatttttacctctgttttttttttcatttagaggCTAATAGCCAATTTCGCTGTGAACATGTCAAGACTGAACATGTACGTTTTTAAAATCCACATGAGAATTTGTGTTAGTATTTTGCAAATTGTAATTCTGCAAAATTTGTGCTTCACCAAATTTATTCATTTATACATACAGAACCAGAAAGAGCAAGTGACCCCCAGAAGACTTCCCAGAGGAATATTTTGGTAGGTATTGTTTAATGTAATTGGTGGATGTTTACGTTGTCCAGCTCAAAATGCTTCTATCTTCAGCTGAATTACATAAGCGATTAATTTATCGTATGTATCCTGCTCAGtaaatccattaaaaataaacagttcaTTACTCTCATCAGCACTAGCTTctgggcccaatccagcaaaatTTAACTTGAAGTATGTGAGCAGTCTCATTGAAGTAATTAAAGTTAAGAACGTGCTTACGTCCTAGTCCGAGGCTTCTGTAAAGTGTCTTGTTCTGTAATTCCCTTTTTTCACCTGAACTTGTCTAGATGTTGTGTACTTTCCATTTGAATGTCTGCCTTGCCACAGTTATTCATGCATTTCTCACCTCTGGATTGGATTACTGTAATGTGCTTTACTTTGGATTAGTTCTGAATATCACTCAGGTTATATCTATATAGCAGCTGGGAGGGTGATTCCCAGCATGGGCAGACAGATGTGCTAggtctgcttgagctagcatgttaaaaatactGTGGCTGCGGTGGCAAGAGTGGCAGCTCGAGCTAGCTGTCCGTGCCACCCTGTCCACACTTCTGTTTTAGCACAATAGCTTGAACAGAACTAGTATGTGTCTGCCTGCCTGCATGGGGAATCACCCTCcaagctgctgtgtagacatactctcagaaACTTCAGCTAAGGTCTGGTCCAAATCCAttggaagtcaataggagttggtTTGAGCCCCTAGTGTGGGTAGCAGCTCTCCACTTTACCTGTGTATCAAGCTCTGCACTGGTTTGGACTTCGTCCATTCCTGCATTCATTTAGCTGGCAcgctaaaaaaaacaaacagacaagctTAGgcttaatctttaaaaaaaaaaattaaagaaaaagattttatgTGCTATTTTCCATGCTGTTCTTGGTGGGGAGAAAACCTCAAAGGAAcgagtcatttttaaaaaataatttatctcATATGAACCACTTTTAAACAAATCACATTACGTAATATTTAATATGTAATGAAAGTTAAACTGTATTTGTCATACTTGTCCAATACAGGTTGaagctggaggcagagggaactTACCAATGTACTGTTACAGGCTTGATTTTCGAtgtaaccaaggctgctgtaaTCAAATATTCTGTGTTGTCTTGGAGCAAATATGCTGATTATGTTAAAAAACCATGGATAGTCGGTGGCCCTATATTTGATGTCAGTTGTGACTCAGCCTCTGTTCTTACTTCCATTCAATTCCCACATTCCCTCAGCCTAAATGGTAAGTACTGTATATTGAGTTTAACAAATATAGCTATCTATTACTATTCATTATAAGAAATGTTAATGTTTGGTATCTCTTTGCAGATCATGAATCTGACATGACATTCAAAGTTTTACATATCAAAAGTACTGGTCCAGCATTTGAGCCTTCTGTTGATCATTCAATGACGCATGTCAAATGGCATGTGAGTTCTCTCTCTCCAGTAGGACCGGTTATTCAAACACAAGAGCCAGTACAGTACGATGGGGCTGTAATTTTATACAAAGTTGTCAATAATCACCCTTCCTTATCATTTCGTGTGTATGTAGCAACAAATAACGATTCATTTATAAAGGTATGGTATGTTTTTTTAACTTACCAGTGGAAAGTGCTCAAATTCAATATAAATATGCCCAAATGTTGATCATTAAAATGTTGACATTGTCTTGTAGTTTAGGCCTCAGATCTGATGTACATTAAATTTATAATGTGGCCATGATGTTGTAGACATAGAGAGTCTGATCttccaataaaaagaaaagaagtacttgtggcaccttagagattaacaaatttatttgagcataagctttcgtgagctacagctcacttcatcggatgcatgcagctcacgaaagcttatgctcaaataaatttgttagtctctaaggtgccacaagtactccttttctttttgtgtatacagactaacacggctgctactctgaaacctgatcttcCAATAGAGTGTCTCACATGCCGGGGTCTAGGAGTCATTGGGAATTCCATTCATGgagggcttgcaggatcaggatgaGGACCAGAATGGTTCAGCTCCCAGATTAGCTCATACTCTGTCATTCATTTTCATTGTTTGTGACAGAATTGACCTTTAAGCTGCCCCATGTAACATAACAGTGAGAGAATGATATTTGAAAGTTACTGAATAATAGACACTTGGCAGGACTCACTCTGATCCAGTCGGCATTGTGATGCTGTTTGCAGGGGGCTAACAATAGGTCTGCTCCTTGCTTTATTCAGAGGAGGCTAAATATGAAGTCAACATGTTGGCAATTAgaacccagtcctgcaaagaatTGTGCACCCTCATTTCCCCTTTGAAGTTTTCTGATGGGCAGTGGAAAGTGGTCAGCACCTCAGAGGATAGGGTTCAATGAAACTAGAGAAGGTAGAAGAATGTTTCTCTGGTGGTTTCTTGCTAATGAATGCTTTTGTAAATTTGTATATTGCTTTTTGTAAGGCTTGTTGTGTGGAAAGGCACGTATGTGGTAAAAAGGATTATTAGTAATGAGCAGAAATGAAAGTTGTgagtagcattttaaaaaaagccctatAGACAATCATATTCATTATTTGCATAATGGGATATCATCCGAATGCAGTGGCTTACTGATCTGCAAAGGGTGAAGGCTCCATCAGTGTCTGATTGGAGAGGGATCTGGGTGCCTTGGGCACATAAACCTGTCCAGCTGTGAGTGAGAATATATCCCATGATCTGTAAATGTTTGATTTGACCATTTACTTTCCAAGGAAAAGCATCACCATCCATTAATAAAATTGGGGATATAGAAAACCACAAGGAAGTTTAGAAGCACATCATTGTTTATGAAATTCTTTAGTTTGTAGACCAGGATGAGTATCaagtaaatgtatttttaaattttaggaTATCTCGAAAGCAGTAAAACATTCTGATAAGAAATTCATCAAAATTGACAAGCCCCCGGTTTGTCAAAAACGACTACAAAATGGAAAGAGATACAGATTAATTAGTGAGTCAGAAGCTGAAATAACTCCTGAGGTATGTTCTATATGAATACATAATTGGACTGTCAATGTGCATATCACAGCTCAGCtgcaaatattttgtgaaaaatacaGGTTTTATCATTTATACTCCTCATAAATTCAGGGCATGCATCACTGTAAATGAATTCCAGCACATTTGTTTATTATCATTACAGGAAAGCTATACCCTTAGAAACTCTAAAACTATAGGGGTGAATCCGGGCCCCACATGAAATCACTGGCAAACTTCCTGTTGGCTTCATTGCTGCCAGGATTACACTCCAGATCTATGCCACAGCTTTTCTGAAAGCTGCCTTTTTATGTTTAAGCTATTTTAATGCTTACAGTAAATgttttagcttttttaaaaaactgatttacATTTTTAGGAAATTGAATTTGTTGATGGCTctctcttaaaattaaaaagttatatTGAAGTCTACTTGGAGCAACCTATGGAGTTTACATTATCTTTGATTGAACTCGAGTCTGAAGAAATTGTCTGGAAAGCAAAACTAAGAGAATGTGAGTATTTTTTGTGTTTGAGCTATAGTTTGTTTCTGTTGAAAACTTGTGCAagtttgggtcaaattctgtttcCATTGAGGTCACCAGATCTGGAGCTGAAAGTGCCAAAACACTAGGAAAAGGCAGCTGTGATTCTTGTGGCTAGGACAGAGGCAGGGAATATTGGAAAACgtaatgtaatttattttaatttaaatattatatataatataaaatatctcAACATTTTATAACTTTTATTTTGTGGGTTTACACATGTACTGCAGCAGAAGTGCAGTCATGAGAGCATAACATAATTACAGTCTCAGAAATGAGAATggcaaaatatattttccatttggTTAATAATATATGTATAATATACATTTGAAAAAGAGCAAAGGCCTGAATATATATTTACATGAGCATAATATAAATATGAATTTACCTAAAACACTAGAAGTAGAGCATTGAGTACTCTGATTTAATTTATGGTACATGGTGAAACTTTACCCTGCgaaatttttatttgtttgtttgtttatttgtatagCTAATATTACCCAAATTTTCAGATAACCAAGACTGAAAGATGCCCAACAatcaatgtaaaataaatatttatacaatACAGAATTTTATGACTTTAGATCTAGTGATATAACAATAATGATAGTAATATTGTACTTTGTTattttccaaaatgtttgttcCCTGTTTTACCCAAGTAGATAGATTTTCTAACAAGCTGCTATTCATTATGAAAGTCTGTAGGGATGTGAATGAATCTCGGTAATGAAATAAATACAGAAAGGAATAGATATTAGGATATTTGGGAACTGTGTTTCAAAAAAGATTTGGTTCATGAATGTTATGTAAATATCATGTTGTGCTGATTTAGAATGACATAACACTGTAGTAGAACCTTGCTTATTTACACTAATGACTGAGAACCCATTAGAAGATGGTCAGAATTAGCCAAGGGTTAAATCTTAACTTCCAtgggtttggatcaggctgttTATCAACTGACCAAACAGTAAAAATTGAAAGAATTTCACATTGCAGAGTAggctgttttaatttattttagaaaggGCGGTTGAGTTCTAATTATTAAAGATAATACATCATATTATACATGCTGTGAAATATTTGATAAAAGTAACAAAATCATAGCAAAATGATCTCATTACAGTACCCTACTGTTAAATCTTTGCTGAGCAGTGGAAGAGACtaataatttttctgtgtgagaaTTATTGGATTTGTGGATTAGCAGTGAGAATTATTGTAGTGCCTTTCATTTACTccagaaaacatttatattttaacaGGTGACTGGATACTACATGACCAGAACAAGAATGAGCAGAAAAGAAACACAGTCAGTaagttatttaaaagaaaagtgggTACTACATTATTTCTATTCTTTACAACTTGGTTGTGCTGTGTAAGGTTCCTCCCTCTTGGGTTTAGTGCACCCCCTTCCAGCAGCGTTGGGGAGTCGGTAGGTTGGCCGGATGTTTGTCAGGATGGCCTGACTTGCAGCCATGTAACTGCCCTATTAGCACTTCCCATCTCTACCGGGAGGCGCAGCACACTGCCCAATAGCAGGGGTCCCCAGTCCCTGGTTGGGGTGCATAACAACAGTCTGTGACTCCAGCCCTGCggagttagggttgccaggtgtccagttttcaaccagaaagtctGGTAGAAAAAGGGACCTGACAATGTCCGGTCAAATGTACTGACTAGACacccaaagtctggttactgtgggcaggggagggggggaggtgctgggtcatcacctgcACCCATAGGCGacgacttcccctctgcctggtgggtgcttgacccccctgccccgcccctgtcccgcctcttcccacccctttaccgccctcaccccacccccattccaccccttccccaaagtccccaccccttATCTGGCTCCTCCTCCGAGCACactgcatccccgctcctccccctccctccgggaaagtcctaagtgctgccaaacagctgttaggcggtgggggcggaggggtgggaagcgctgggagggagggggaggagcggggttAAGGCGCACTTGGGAGGGGGGAGGCGgtaaggcgggggaggggggaacttggctgccggtgggtggctccagctccggagcactcacagagtcggcgcctatgcctgcGCCAGCTCCTACTCAGCTGGGGTTGCCTCCTACCTACACCGGGAAACTGCAGCTCCCAGTCCTGGCTCCACAGGCAAGTGCCTCCTGACCTGGACAGAGGGGAGTGTGCAGGAGAGGGAAACAGCAGTGAGCAATGGGGGGAAGAGAAGCGAACAAGGCGGCGCCTCGGGGGCCtcagcaggaagaggaggggcagttCCGGccctcctgctggagtgtccgtttttgaaatattacaaagttggcaaccccaatTGGAGTGTGGGGATTGATCAATGAAACAGTCTATTGCCCTCAGcttgctggctggggcaggcaacCACCAAACAGTCTCTGGGCTCAGGTCCCTTTGGGAATTGTTCTGAGCAACAGTTACTGGCTCAGGC contains:
- the LOC144270192 gene encoding caspase recruitment domain-containing protein 8-like isoform X6 — encoded protein: MCRAESYGTREDDSAQECKSGDDSSENNSESSSESESDIEETNTRKTDEELEKNELLPPVASEANSQFRCEHVKTEHNQKEQVTPRRLPRGIFWLKLEAEGTYQCTVTGLIFDVTKAAVIKYSVLSWSKYADYVKKPWIVGGPIFDVSCDSASVLTSIQFPHSLSLNDHESDMTFKVLHIKSTGPAFEPSVDHSMTHVKWHVSSLSPVGPVIQTQEPVQYDGAVILYKVVNNHPSLSFRVYVATNNDSFIKDISKAVKHSDKKFIKIDKPPVCQKRLQNGKRYRLISESEAEITPEEIEFVDGSLLKLKSYIEVYLEQPMEFTLSLIELESEEIVWKAKLRECDWILHDQNKNEQKRNTVRNRRRKSSNSLSDEEFYNKRLKGRDISDGTKAKTTLTDQQLMTLAKKMGKDWKEIAIECLKLEMKDIQQIQAKEEEVNVHKFLMLEKWRKGEKSNGTAQNLYDSLKDHVSYEIIQILEGFLEQT
- the LOC144270192 gene encoding uncharacterized protein LOC144270192 isoform X2 — encoded protein: MTSGQECQDVQGSSDDVSSIEAKESYGTREDDSAQECKSGDDSSENNSESSSESESDIEETNTRKTDEELEKNELLPPVASEANSQFRCEHVKTEHNQKEQVTPRRLPRGIFWLKLEAEGTYQCTVTGLIFDVTKAAVIKYSVLSWSKYADYVKKPWIVGGPIFDVSCDSASVLTSIQFPHSLSLNDHESDMTFKVLHIKSTGPAFEPSVDHSMTHVKWHVSSLSPVGPVIQTQEPVQYDGAVILYKVVNNHPSLSFRVYVATNNDSFIKDISKAVKHSDKKFIKIDKPPVCQKRLQNGKRYRLISESEAEITPEEIEFVDGSLLKLKSYIEVYLEQPMEFTLSLIELESEEIVWKAKLRECDWILHDQNKNEQKRNTVRNRRRKSSNSLSDEEFYNKRLKGRDISDGTKAKTTLTDQQLMTLAKKMGKDWKEIAIECLKLEMKDIQQIQAKEEEVNVHKFLMLEKWRKGEKSNGTAQNLYDSLKDHVSYEIIQILEGFLEQT
- the LOC144270192 gene encoding uncharacterized protein LOC144270192 isoform X3, yielding MTSGQECQDVQGSDDVSSIEAKESYGTREDDSAQECKSGDDSSENNSESSSESESDIEETNTRKTDEELEKNELLPPVASEANSQFRCEHVKTEHNQKEQVTPRRLPRGIFWLKLEAEGTYQCTVTGLIFDVTKAAVIKYSVLSWSKYADYVKKPWIVGGPIFDVSCDSASVLTSIQFPHSLSLNDHESDMTFKVLHIKSTGPAFEPSVDHSMTHVKWHVSSLSPVGPVIQTQEPVQYDGAVILYKVVNNHPSLSFRVYVATNNDSFIKDISKAVKHSDKKFIKIDKPPVCQKRLQNGKRYRLISESEAEITPEEIEFVDGSLLKLKSYIEVYLEQPMEFTLSLIELESEEIVWKAKLRECDWILHDQNKNEQKRNTVRNRRRKSSNSLSDEEFYNKRLKGRDISDGTKAKTTLTDQQLMTLAKKMGKDWKEIAIECLKLEMKDIQQIQAKEEEVNVHKFLMLEKWRKGEKSNGTAQNLYDSLKDHVSYEIIQILEGFLEQT